The following are encoded together in the Babesia microti strain RI chromosome II, complete genome genome:
- a CDS encoding Rhomboid-like protease 6 (overlaps_old_locusTagID:BBM_II04085) encodes MPIEYPQLGRILTHISSKFFNVKHNFLYNQFRSKSHICKQFGLSSLHCNSTIIRGGKAAIISTIGTVTLYYFVDFRSFTCTICETSQFDANNQQINDEDDNLDDDSLIVTFNRTNIDDEYNHIRRQIDVNDEIDEYVSTVTDKDLAIEDLDTFDESEILSTRETTFEKQGPENNKTSDNSDDVIVVTHVTRPIFSDNPLSSINELRVRNSSNRGFKLPDFFSGLFNLFSLEDDGENFITTYFSPKKFLFYTCGTVFLMWAIAENSKNTSLLRFMRRHFIASSESLNSKRYHTLFTAGISHSSFLHLTLNMMMLNMILDEFSKSRGIVNMDFNGISKFFSNIIKGYGNFPTFNLNNSDYVTNFDIYTSFWLSTFVSSLGHSLLYGSPVLGASGGISGLMYLMATTSPNSTFRTIFPIPGIKLSALQIMQVFIAMNLFFITSKRFHTNIAWAAHLFGVATGIVYCWVQRNIFDRQYFKSFTKLSSKYSLQQWSDTLHEIRDRIHF; translated from the exons ATGCCCATAGAATATCCACAGCTTGGCAGGATACTAACTCatatttcatcaaaattttttaatgtgaaacataattttttatacaatcaGTTTCGTTCCAAATCTCACATCTGTAAACAATTTGGGCTTAGTAGCTTACATTGTAATTCAACTATAATTCGTGGCGGCAAAGCAGCAATTATTTCGACAATCGGCACCGTAACTCTGTATTATTTCGTTGATTTTAGAAGTTTTACATGTACAATATGTGAGACCAGCCAGTTTGATGCAAATAACCAACAAATAAACGACGAggatgataatttggatgATGATTCTCTGATTGTAACTTTCAATAGAACAAATATTGATGATGAATATAACCATATACGCAGACAAATTGATgtaaatgatgaaattgatgaataCGTTTCAACTGTAACAGATAAAGACCTTGCAATTGAAGATTTAGATACTTTTGATGAATCAGAAATACTCTCCACAAGAGAAACTACATTTGAAAAACAAGGTCCTGAAAACAACAAAACATCAGATAATTCGGATGATGTAATAGTAGTTACACATGTGACTAGGCCAATTTTTAGTGACAATCCGTTATCAAGCATAAATGAGCTGCGGGTTCGTAATTCGTCTAATAGGGGTTTTAAACTCCCAGATTTCTTCAGCggattgtttaatttattttcactTGAAGATGATGGGGAAAATTTCATAACCACTTACTTTAGCCCAAAAAAATTCCTCTTCTACACCTGTGGAACAGTGTTTCTGATGTGGGCGATCGCCgaaaattcaaaaaacaCAAGTTTATTGAGATTTATGAGACGTCATTTCATTGCATCTAGTGAATCGCTTAATTCAAAAAGATATCATACACTGTTCACAGCAG GCATAAGTCATTCATCATTTCTACATCTAACACTCAATATGATGATGCTAAACATGATATTGGatgaattttcaaaatctaGGGGAATTGTAAATATGGACTTCAATGGGatatctaaatttttttcaaatattataaagGGATATGGAAATTTCCCTACATtcaatctaaataattcagATTATGTAAcgaattttgatatatatacatcatTTTGGTTATCAACCTTTGTATCATCACTTGGCCACTCACTCTTATATGGAAGCCCTGTACTTGGTGCTAGTGGTGGAATATCCGGTCTAATGTATCTAATGGCGACTACTAGTCCAAATTCTACATTTAGAACCATATTCCCAATTCCAGGAATTAAATTATCTGCGCTACAAATAATGCAAGTATTTATTGCAATGAACCTGTTTTTCATTACCTCTAAGAGATTCCACACAAATATCGCATGGGCGGCTCACTTATTTGGCGTGGCTACAGGGATTGTGTACTGCTGGGTCCAACGCAACATATTTGACCGCCAGTACTTTAAAAGCTTCACCAAACTTTCTTCAAAATACTCCCTCCAGCAATGGAGCGATACGCTGCACG AAATTAGAGATAgaatacatttttaa
- a CDS encoding Thioredoxin (overlaps_old_locusTagID:BBM_II04090), translating to MWAILLFIPLINAISYDQYKQVILLDGEECNGPDCSPIIYKSVTYYEEPQDYLLFKQPYKLKLFQRNPFWSSGNSGNNDGSNEPLDKMIEDTKNKKSVLLVDFYATWCGPCNVMSKNLTKIAEYYRDKHILTIRKVNVDQESQYNRKFEVTALPTLLFIAKGQIFCKVRGVISPNQAIQIIDNIIATL from the exons ATGTGGGCTATACTACTGTTTATACCGCTAATAAACGCTATTTCCTACGATCAATATAAACAAGTTATACTTCTTGATGGTGAGGAGTGCAACGGGCCTGATTGTTCGCCCATTATCTATAAATCTGTAACTTATTACGAGGAACCCCAggattatttattgtttaaacaACCTTATAAGTTAAAGTTATTTCAGCGCAATCCATTCTGGTCATCGGGTAATTCTGGCAATAACGATGGCTCAAATGAACCCTTGGATAAG ATGATTGAAGATACCAAGAATAAGAAATCGGTTTTACTAGTGGATTTTTATGCTACATG GTGCGGACCTTGTAATGTAATGAGTAAAAATTTG ACAAAAATAGCTGAGTATTATCGCgataaacatattttaaCCATCAGAAAGGTGAATGTAGATCAGGAATCCCAATATAATCGTAAATTTGAAGTCACGGCACTACCTACTTTACTTTTCATTGCTAAGGGGCAGATCTTTTGCAAGGTTAGAGGCGTCATATCACCCAACCAAGcgatacaaataattgacaaTATTATTGCAACTTTGTGA
- a CDS encoding conserved protein, unknown function (overlaps_old_locusTagID:BBM_II04110) yields MDQRGAIYLRTRTWIRDSHDLFDYEAKNHVIERDFCTNVGTMIVRNNNSVYCVDQRVSEQTRANGMEHPDYDHLLCVKPDDFNNYYIIPADRPFIHNKSHFTPKKLWLVVRNLPKKRYVLEENDIIKLGRFRLRVKQMIKNEQQLSNFGESSILEPETEVLTPNKSFSDHLLSGSSMTSFDPSPSQSNDIYPSVAIDRSMGGEFSDKVTSDELLVESDATTDVPNRQCRICLSEGDSVDDKLICACECRGSIKFVHSNCLKRWINSKWNIKNGFQNPDMVFIREVACELCKSKYPTKVIQNGKVVQIVTLPKMKPPLLVLENITPYAVKGYHLLSMANMKDLKLGRGHESDLRIPDVSISRYHATITHENGSFYLQDHDSKFGTLVAIRKPRLIKPTDSLTVQVGRSVLDVSVDKMLGMFNGVLELPISALNPEQTEVIKIEDANMDQMCPVTSVIQGNIGGQIIRSVGHGNRHTLNLANVGGDINISVNLQTTPYFHNYGNDGNVSRQNP; encoded by the exons ATGGATCAAAGAGGGGCAATTTATCTTCGCACCCGCACGTGGATACGTGACTCCCATGACTTGTTTGACTACGAAGCTAAAAATCACGTTATTGAACGTGATTTTTGTACAAACGTTGGAACTATGATTGTACGTAACAATAATAGCGTATACTGTGTTGATCAGAGGGTATCAGAACAAACACGTGCAAATGGAATGGAACACCCTGATTACGATCACTTGCTTTGCGTAAAACCAGATGATTTCAATAACTACTATATTATACCAGCGGATCGTCCATTCATACATAATAAAAGCCATTTTACACCCAAAAAGCTCTGGCTAGTCGTCagaaatttgccaaaaaagAGATATGTCCTAGAAGAAAATGACATTATCAAGCTAGGACGCTTCAGATTACGCGTAAAAcaaatgattaaaaatgaacAGCAACTGAGCAATTTCGGGGAATCGTCCATTCTCGAACCCGAAACTGAAGTACTTACACCCAACAAGTCTTTCTCCGATCACCTATTGTCGGGGTCATCCATGACCAGTTTCGACCCATCCCCCTCACAGTCAAACGACATCTATCCTAGTGTAGCCATAGATAGGTCCATGGGGGGCGAGTTCAGCGATAAAGTTACTAGTGATGAATTGTTGGTGGAAAGTGATGCCACGACCGATGTACCGAATAGACAATGTAGAATCTGCCTGAGTGAGGGAGATTCAGTCGatgacaaattaatatgtgCATGCGAATGCAGGGGATCCATCAAGTTTGTACATTCAAATTGCTTGAAAAGATGGATCAATTCAAAGTGGAATATCAAAAATGGATTTCAAAATCCGGATATGGTTTTTATTCGAGAAGTTGCATGTGAATTATGCAAATCGAAGTATCCCACTAAGGTTATACAAAACGGAAAGGTTGTTCAAATTGTCACGCTACCAAAAATGAAGCCTCCGTTGTTGGTACTTGAAAATATCACACCTTATGCCGTTAAGGGTTATCACCTACTCTCTATGGCCAATATGAAGGACTTGAAATTGGGAAGGGGGCATGAGTCAGACTTGAGGATCCCAGACGTTTCTATATCAAGGTACCATGCAACTATTACTCACGAGAACGGCAGTTTTTACCTACAAGACCATGATTCCAAGTTTGGAACGCTAGTGGCCATTAGGAAGCCACGTCTAATAAAACCGACAG ATTCCTTGACAGTTCAGGTGGGAAGGAGTGTATTGGATGTATCGGTTGATAAGATGCTAGGTATGTTCAATGGAGTGCTTGAATTACCGATATCAGCCTTAAATCCCGAGCAAACGGAAGTCATCAAAATTGAGGACGCAAATATGGACCAAATGTGTCCTGTGACTAGCGTTATACAAGGTAATATCGGGGGTCAGATCATTAGGAGCGTGGGGCATGGGAACAGACATACGTTAAACCTCGCTAATGTGGGCGGAGATATCAACATATCCGTTAACCTGCAGACCACCCCATATTTTCATAACTACGGCAATGATGGTAACGTTAGTAGACAAAATCCATGA
- a CDS encoding hypothetical protein (overlaps_old_locusTagID:BBM_II04130), with protein sequence MTQPYYAGSVDDLCPSFKKLRISNPTSKGWSIVPFSPSCIFRKLSHGAIVDLTVHEKLKRSQHISMPIKLLKQQDRNLIMLTKLKLRQLPIEDIPKAKIKDDDKDDEMNVD encoded by the coding sequence ATGACTCAGCCCTACTACGCTGGCTCGGTGGACGATCTATGTCCCTCCTTCAAAAAACTCCGCATCAGTAACCCTACTTCTAAAGGGTGGAGTATTGTTCCCTTCAGCCCTTCCTGTATCTTCAGAAAGCTTTCCCATGGTGCCATAGTGGATTTAACTGTGCATGAGAAACTAAAGAGATCGCAACATATTTCAATGCCCATCAAGTTATTAAAACAGCAAGATAGGAATTTAATAATGCTCACTAAACTCAAACTTCGCCAGTTGCCAATTGAGGATATTCCTAAAGCTAAAATTAAAGATGATGATAAAGATGATGAGATGAATGTGGACTAG
- a CDS encoding aspartate carbamoyltransferase catalytic subunit (overlaps_old_locusTagID:BBM_II04120;~overlaps_old_locusTagID:BBM_II04125) codes for MVYKDRSVVTREISIIACSSLIAGYGAFKFTQKVIGKARTRRLLVLLKLLSPDPICDLLDDELMEAAYCLKNKNIVSINDINTHQVRAILEIAKHFSDRSNHRPYLMGKIMSILFMEPSTRTRSSFEVAMKLLGGSVLNLENTANTSIAKGESLSDTVKMVSNYSDIIVMRLSEKGSVAGHTHSASVPVINGGDGVGEHPTQALLDLYTIQQHFDVFDKNRVLTICLVGDLKHGRTIHSLVLLLSRFNVVLHYVAPVSLEMPPNIQLQVEKNFQDNGIPDLEYPRQSSFTGISQSGAVYDVVYMTRVQKERVSAGQYDKVKRNYILTTEELDKLGPQVRIMHPLPRLSEIPVDVDNDSRAVYFQQAQNGLYVRMALLYLIIQSQ; via the exons ATGGTATACAAGGACAGATCTGTAGTGACGAGAGAAATCTCCATTATCGCATGCTCATCGCTTATTGCTGGCTATGGCGCATTTAAATTCACCCAAAAAGTTATTGGGAAAGCCAGGACAAGGCGTTTGCTTGTGTTGCTTAAATTGCTTAGCCCTGATCCCATATGCGATTTGCTAG ATGATGAGCTAATGGAAGCGGCATATTGTTTAaagaataaaaatatcgTATCCATCAATGACATTAATACTCATCAG GTTCGCGCAATACTTGAAATCGCTAAACATTTTTCCGACCGTAGCAACCACCGCCCCTATCTAATG GGCAAAATAATGTCAATACTTTTTATGGAACCAAGCACTAGGACGAGAAGTTCATTTGAAGTAGCAATGAAGCTTCTAGGTGGAAGTGTACTAAACCTCGAAAATACAGCCAACACCTCCATAGCCAAAGGCGAATCGCTCAGTGACACCGTCAAAATGGTATCCAACTATTCCGATATAATCGTAATGAGACTAAGCGAGAAG GGCTCAGTAGCTGGCCATACTCATAGTGCAAGCGTGCCAGTCATAAATGGGGGGGATGGCGTTGGCGAACATCCAACCCAAGCACTTTTAGACCTGTACACTATACAACAGCATTTTGATGTATTTGACAAAAATCGTGTTCTCACCATTTGCCTCGTTGGCGACTTAAAACACGGCCGTACAATACACTCTCTTGTGCTTTTACTAAGTCGATTCAATGTCGTACTACACTATGTTGCGCCAGTATCGCTGGAGATGCCTCCAAATATCCAATTACAAGTTGAGAAGAACTTCCAAGATAAT GGAATACCAGATTTGGAATACCCCCGTCAATCTAGTTTTACTGGTATATCACAATCAGGCGCGGTATATGATGTAGTTTACATGACCAGAGTACAGAAGGAGAGGGTTTCTGCGGGCCAGTATGACAAAGTGAAACGCAATTACATTCTTACGACTGAGGAACTGGATAAGCTTGGTCCCCAAGTCAGAATAATGCATCCCTTACCCAGGCTATCCGAAATACCAGTGGATGTAGATAACGACTCCAGGGCTGTGTACTTTCAGCAGGCGCAGAATGGGCTGTATGTGAGGATGGCCCTACTCTATCTCATAATCCAATCACAGTAA
- a CDS encoding hypothetical protein (overlaps_old_locusTagID:BBM_II04115) codes for MAHTWIESFYGIKGSEGEAFPMEISTKQLKCKS; via the coding sequence ATGGCACATACGTGGATAGAGAGTTTTTACGGCATAAAGGGCAGTGAGGGGGAGGCGTTTCCTATGGAAATTTCCACGAAACAGTTAAAATGCAAATCATAA
- a CDS encoding hypothetical protein (overlaps_old_locusTagID:BBM_II04080) produces MFGLTCRRLLIRKLINSRANHTMNSVRNYSDRPAIARLIGPFYVFLSPKILTTAGTVLAFYLLLLFPLDPLFFNARKIKRINDEKTMNS; encoded by the exons ATGTTTGGATTAACTTGCAGACGGTTGTTAATCCgcaaattgattaattcCAGGGCTAACCATACAATGAATAGTGTTAGGAACTATTCAGATCGCCCTGCAATTGCCCGTCTAATCGGTCCCTTTTACGTTTTTCTA TCTCCTAAAATCCTAACAACCGCAGGAACAGTACTAGCATTTTATCTACTGTTACTATTTCCATTGGACCCATTGTTTTTCAATGCAAGGAAGATT AAACGTATAAACGATGAGAAAACTATGAATTCATAG
- a CDS encoding Hsp70 protein (overlaps_old_locusTagID:BBM_II04100) produces MLSHISDQIDADNKSLVMAVPPHYGLAARSVLAEAITLAGFTHLAFIDQAVAAGITLCQSMQKGTTVMIYDLGEEGSEVSILTIMPRNKADNTPHNVVTLGIGYELGIGGRYHDQMLRKLIIDKSKDSKPFENIPLGDYKKKLGLSDKVTIQGAGGKEFVTITREEFEQAIKPSLNLLKNPIDAALGMANKLLSDMDSIEIIGGSWRVPIVKEYIEEAIKPHTLAIHLNADEAIANGAGLVAASLSSKSFLAWTELSHHPLEIKCFYDRGSDDKPFYEEEIFPKGFTLAANKTIVLEVKSDFSISFYDINTQTTVYSDGFPKFIITGIKPNDNPNTSPLASNDLESKDVDNLYKVSITVTRDNKGIRVNSELVTNSGNDKDKNVTLKVKQLDATPSKTYFSRKETLLNYINKDIQYNNRIMAHSNLESTVYNTYRLIEQTQTIVAGEPIEHYNKLKLEYFINDEEKKNIKDEAKKIEDWLEIYGYKATLEELEEKLKQLNSFISPAKTRQIAFSKWVTLVSLLKKEENHEILELYQNLVSKNPDEYGKSDNSFDEWLENHFKENISIGLPNLSTSALMKQTVNLKNLTEARLEKLKEIKAKPAEKDDVKAKPAEQDNNYSADEDGDGSKDKSKEDKYGDKKDNAEHNEL; encoded by the coding sequence ATGCTGTCACATATTTCCGACCAGATTGATGCAGATAATAAAAGCCTTGTTATGGCGGTTCCTCCACACTATGGGCTAGCAGCCAGATCCGTTTTGGCAGAGGCTATAACCTTAGCCGGGTTTACCCACCTGGCATTTATTGACCAGGCGGTGGCGGCTGGTATCACATTATGCCAATCAATGCAAAAGGGCACGACTGTTATGATTTATGACCTAGGAGAGGAGGGGAGTGAAGTATCAATTTTGACTATTATGCCAAGAAATAAAGCAGATAATACACCACACAATGTTGTAACACTAGGAATCGGTTATGAACTAGGCATAGGTGGCAGATATCACGATCAAATGCTAcgcaaattaattatcgATAAATCTAAAGATAGCAAACCTTTTGAGAATATCCCCCTTGGTGATTATAAGAAGAAGTTGGGATTATCAGATAAAGTCACTATTCAAGGCGCGGGAGGGAAGGAATTTGTTACTATAACCCGTGAGGAATTTGAACAAGCAATAAAGCcttcattaaatttgttaaagaACCCCATAGATGCCGCTCTTGGCATGGCGAATAAGTTACTTTCTGATATGGATAGCATCGAAATAATTGGTGGTTCCTGGCGTGTACCAATTGTAAAAGAGTACATAGAGGAAGCAATCAAGCCTCATACATTGGCAATTCACCTAAATGCGGACGAAGCTATTGCTAATGGTGCAGGATTAGTCGCAGCATCTCTTTCATCAAAGTCTTTTCTGGCTTGGACCGAATTATCTCACCATCCTCTAGAAATTAAATGCTTTTATGATCGTGGCAGTGACGATAAACCGTTTTACGAGGAagaaatatttccaaaagGGTTTACACTAGCTGCAAATAAGACTATTGTTTTGGAGGTTAAATCAGATTTctcaatatcattttatGACATCAATACTCAAACTACCGTTTACAGTGATGGTTTCCCAAAGTTTATAATCACGGGCATTAAACCTAATGATAACCCCAACACTTCACCTTTAGCCTCAAATGACCTTGAATCCAAAGATGTTGACAACTTGTACAAAGTAAGCATAACAGTTACGAGGGATAATAAGGGTATCCGGGTTAATTCTGAATTGGTAACTAACTCTGGCAATGACAAGGACAAAAACGTCACATTGAAAGTAAAACAACTAGATGCAACCCCCTCAAAGACATATTTTTCCAGAAAAGAAACATTATTAAACTACATAAATAAGGATATACAGTACAACAATCGTATAATGGCTCACTCCAACCTAGAGTCTACAGTCTACAATACTTACAGACTCATAGAACAAACACAGACAATAGTAGCTGGTGAACCAATTGAACACTATAATAAGTTGAAGCTGGAGTATTTCATCAATGATGAAGAGAAGAAGAATATAAAGGATGAAGCAAAAAAGATTGAGGATTGGTTGGAAATATACGGGTACAAAGCGACACTGGAGGAGCTGGAGGAGAAGTTGAAGCAATtgaattcatttatttcCCCGGCTAAAACCCGCCAAATTGCCTTCAGCAAGTGGGTAACCCTAGTTTCTTTGCTGAAAAAGGAAGAGAACCATGAGATTTTGGAGCTTTACCAAAATCTGGTGTCTAAAAACCCCGACGAATATGGTAAGTCAGATAATTCTTTCGACGAATGGTTGGAGAATCACTTTAAGGAGAACATATCCATTGGGTTACCGAATCTTTCAACATCTGCCCTAATGAAGCAGACGGTCAATCTCAAAAATCTGACTGAGGCTAGGCTGGAGAAACTGAAGGAGATCAAAGCCAAGCCCGCCGAAAAGGATGATGTCAAAGCCAAGCCTGCAGAGCAGGATAATAATTATAGCGCTGACGAGGATGGCGATGGCAGCAAAGACAAAAGTAAAGAGGATAAATATGGCGATAAAAAGGATAATGCTGAGCACAATGAACTGtaa
- a CDS encoding Aminomethyltransferase mitochondrial (overlaps_old_locusTagID:BBM_II04095): MLSTSGYRLAYGGVNLRATKLRELRMKSLNNYEPNKVNMKQNRRPCGWFRDTFIPVPKLKGENKAHKEFVNSVSLEIRKKIINEIKQGSPSLNLAESYMAISNMAEAVAPEPNEFVKERIRDIMNYRANFNILYNSNRGVQAQKLLNPVDMPHLHDAISELLYLSCESDNIKKEISLPTNDFVPFDMEHKEVDDTINPIYDIIKTPLLEFWSTIGCTKYVNYNGYSLPGRFEKSVYHEYQIIRTNMTFYDLGCEIVYKFTGIDKYQVVNQFISCKIPKNDCDVSYGCVINNNGHILDTAYIFYSKLEDTIYMVTSGYNRNIQSNFIAEYIIYCQRSGLDVMFHNEEYHTVALNGKECTRFFGNNNFNNFTHCNISNLSDNDRFDGLPEMPIVRISYTGNDGIHFICPTKFVSTLTNKLKEIAQPVGLVAVNIRRMESGVFLPSLDIISNQSPFTSSLSWTVHLPKVRNKTLFGHQLFCTQIAHLRRKRVALLSSVHLKPGSVVLSSVTRSPIGQVSSCVWSYFYNCRLSYAYISPEFAMHGKLLIAKTRVRLPEGTPKTKIRAALKSRMNTKQSWALVIRSPPVPQARMYIKSEKQFNRGKAEEQDVDRLFEIVKCLADPVMPRYKRPKPTF, translated from the exons ATGTTATCAACATCTGGATATAGACTTGCATATGGCGGAGTAAATTTAAGAGCAACCAAGCTTAGAGAATTGCGGATGAAAtctttaaacaattatgaACCTAATAAAGTAAATATGAAACAGAATCGCCGCCCATGCGGCTGGTTCAGAGATACTTTCATTCCAGTTCCAAAACTCAAGGGGGAAAACAAAGCACATAAAGAATTTGTAAATTCTGTGTCATTAGAAATTCGTAAAAAGATCATAAATGAGATAAAACAAGGTTCACCTAGTCTCAATTTGGCAGAATCTTACATGGCAATTAGTAATATGGCGGAAGCAGTTGCTCCTGAAccaaatgaatttgttaaGGAACGAATAAGGGATATTATGAATTACCGTGCAAATTTCaacattttgtataatagcAATAGAGGGGTTCAAGCCCAAAAGTTACTTAACCCTGTGGATATGCCACATTTGCACGATGCAATTTCGGAACTCTTGTATTTAAGCTGTGAATcagataatattaaaaaagAAATATCTTTACCTACTAATGATTTTGTCCCATTTGATATGGAACACAAAGAAGTTGATGATACAATTAACCCaatatatgatatcatCAAAACCCCATTGCTAGAATTCTGGAGTACTATAGGTTGCacaaaatatgtaaattacaaTGGCTATAGTCTACCCGGTAGGTTTGAAAAATCTGTTTATCATGAATACCAAATAATCAGAACCAACATGACATTCTATGACTTGGGCTGTGAAATAGTCTACAAATTTACTGgcattgataaatatcaaGTTGTAAATCAGTTTATTTCGTGCaaaattccaaaaaatGACTGTGACGTTTCTTACGGTTGCgtaatcaataataatggaCATATTTTGGACACTGCCTATATTTTTTACTCAAAATTAGAAGACACTATTTACATGGTAACTAGCGGATACAATCGCAATATACAGTCTAATTTCATCGcagaatatataatatactgtCAAAGATCAGGGTTAGATGTCATGTTTCACAATGAAGAATATCACACAGTGGCGTTGAATGGTAAAGAATGTACACGTTTTTttggtaataataatttcaataacTTTACCCACtgtaatatttcaaatctGAGTGACAATGATCGGTTCGATGGGTTGCCAGAAATGCCTATAGTGAGGATATCATACACCGGAAATGATGGTATCCATTTCATTTGCCCAACCAAGTTTGTTAGTACACTGACCAA TAAACTGAAGGAAATTGCACAACCGGTTGGTCTGGTGGCTGTCAATATTAGACGAATGGAATCAGGGGTGTTTTTACCATCACTTGACATAATTTCCAACCAAAGTCCCTTCACATCATCTCTTTCGTGGACAGTACATTTGCCTAAGGTTAGAAACAAAACACTTTTTGGACATCAATTGTTTTGCACGCAAATCGCACATTTAAGGAGGAAAAGAGTGGCTTTGCTTTCATCTGTGCATTTAAAACCCGGTAGTGTCGTGTTATCATCAGTTACACGCAGTCCCATTGGTCAGGTATCAAGTTGTGTATGGAGTTATTTTTACAACTGCAGATTATCCTATGCCTATATATCTCCAGAGTTTGCCATGCATGGGAAG CTTCTTATTGCCAAAACTAGAGTTAGATTGCCTGAGGGTACGCCAAAAACTAAAATTCGTGCTGCATTAAAGAGTAGAATGAATACCAAACAATCATGGGCATTAGTAATCCGCTCCCCGCCTGTGCCACAAGCCCGAATGTATATTAAGTCTGAGAAGCAATTTAACAGAGGAAAAGCTGAAGAACAGGATGTAGATagattatttgaaatagTAAAATGCTTGGCTGATCCTGTTATGCCTAGGTATAAGCGTCCGAAACCGACATTTTAG